In Arthrobacter citreus, a genomic segment contains:
- a CDS encoding NAD(P)-dependent oxidoreductase, translated as MAKHADPFNPYPQAGSGFVPAVPSIALLPSPTDELAAAVREGGGVVEPLSDATAGLVLSDAISASAVESVLAEHPGIRWIQLYLAGVDQYDGLMRANHTREWTSGKGAFGQPVGEFALTLTLAIMRGVPAFARARSWGPPLGTSLHGRNVVLVGAGGVGSEILRLLQAFTEHITVVRAHNQPVPGAEKTVTDAGLDEALADADVVILAAALTAGTDHFMDARRLALLKPEAFLINISRGPTVDTDALVQALAAGQLAGAALDVTDPQPLPDGHPLWNEPRALITPHTAETPEMVAPLLAGRVRENVRRFAAGEPLDGLVNVDEGY; from the coding sequence ATGGCCAAGCACGCTGACCCTTTTAATCCTTATCCGCAGGCGGGCTCGGGTTTTGTCCCGGCCGTACCGTCCATCGCCCTTCTCCCGTCGCCAACCGATGAACTGGCTGCCGCCGTTCGGGAAGGCGGCGGCGTCGTCGAACCATTGTCCGATGCCACCGCAGGCCTGGTGCTCTCGGATGCCATCAGCGCCTCCGCGGTGGAGAGCGTTCTGGCGGAGCACCCCGGCATACGCTGGATTCAGCTGTACCTCGCGGGGGTTGATCAGTATGACGGTCTCATGCGGGCCAACCACACCCGGGAATGGACCAGCGGCAAGGGTGCCTTCGGCCAGCCGGTGGGGGAGTTCGCCCTGACCTTGACGCTGGCCATCATGCGCGGAGTTCCGGCATTTGCCCGGGCCCGAAGCTGGGGGCCGCCGCTGGGCACCTCACTGCACGGGCGAAACGTGGTTCTGGTTGGCGCGGGCGGTGTCGGGTCTGAGATTTTGCGGCTGCTGCAGGCCTTCACCGAACACATCACCGTGGTTCGTGCGCATAACCAGCCGGTTCCCGGCGCTGAAAAGACGGTGACCGATGCAGGCTTGGACGAGGCCCTGGCGGACGCCGACGTCGTGATCCTGGCTGCGGCACTAACGGCCGGAACAGATCACTTCATGGATGCGCGGCGGCTGGCGCTGCTGAAGCCTGAGGCCTTCCTGATCAATATCAGCCGCGGGCCCACCGTCGATACTGATGCCCTGGTGCAGGCGCTCGCCGCCGGGCAACTGGCCGGGGCTGCTTTGGACGTTACCGATCCGCAGCCGTTGCCGGACGGACATCCGCTCTGGAACGAACCGCGGGCGCTCATTACTCCGCACACTGCCGAAACACCGGAAATGGTGGCTCCGCTGCTGGCCGGGCGCGTGCGTGAGAACGTTCGCAGGTTTGCTGCCGGCGAGCCTCTGGACGGGCTCGTGAATGTGGACGAGGGCTACTGA
- a CDS encoding CE1759 family FMN reductase translates to MADRRIVVVSAGLGVPSSSRMLADQLGAEAAAAFEAAGSSASVSTFELREYAVDIANNMVTGFAAPKLEALINEVIGADALVAVTPVFTASMSGLFKSFFDVIDNTALDGKPVILGATGGSSRHSMVLDFALRPMFSYLRARVTPTAVYAAPEDWGTGEAQTAPLDERVRRAAGELVALLGDQAPAARAGAAVSLPFEQLLAQTQRG, encoded by the coding sequence ATGGCGGATCGCAGAATCGTAGTAGTCTCAGCCGGCTTGGGGGTTCCCTCATCGAGCCGCATGCTGGCTGACCAGCTTGGAGCGGAAGCAGCCGCAGCCTTTGAAGCGGCGGGCAGCTCGGCGTCGGTGAGTACCTTCGAGCTGCGGGAGTACGCCGTGGATATCGCCAATAACATGGTGACGGGTTTTGCCGCTCCAAAACTGGAGGCGCTAATCAATGAAGTTATCGGAGCCGATGCCCTGGTGGCTGTAACCCCGGTCTTCACGGCGTCCATGAGCGGATTGTTCAAGTCCTTTTTCGATGTCATCGACAACACTGCGCTGGACGGCAAGCCGGTTATCCTGGGAGCGACCGGTGGCAGCTCCCGGCACTCGATGGTCCTCGACTTCGCCCTCCGGCCCATGTTCAGTTACCTCCGCGCTCGGGTGACACCCACCGCTGTTTACGCCGCGCCGGAGGATTGGGGCACCGGTGAAGCCCAGACGGCCCCGCTGGATGAACGGGTCCGCCGTGCCGCCGGGGAGCTCGTGGCACTGTTGGGGGACCAGGCGCCGGCAGCCCGCGCCGGGGCCGCGGTGTCGCTGCCGTTTGAGCAGCTGCTCGCCCAAACCCAACGGGGATAG
- a CDS encoding DUF368 domain-containing protein, with protein MASPHSSPVLPPPAPRPTVTSTITHAARGALIGLVELVPGVSGGTVALVLGIFDRLIASANHFISGLTHLVFRGSRTSAAQRFAPVEWSLVLPLAAGMFLALATLSGPLHSFVENQATIASALFFGMVAASLLVPISMVRQVGPPTAAGTVKGVAVVLLVAAAAFMLLGIPALQIQDPPWWALTLSGAVAVCALALPGLSGSFILLTFGMYEPTLEAVSTRDYGYLALFITGAILGLASFVRLLGHLLRVRRRAVLLVATGLILGSLRALWPWQQDTTLLPPDDAWLWPLAACLAGACVVLLLWWRQPRTEMTAAVGPHGNVDQHP; from the coding sequence ATGGCTTCCCCCCATTCCTCCCCCGTCCTTCCACCACCTGCTCCGCGGCCAACCGTCACATCGACCATCACCCACGCTGCCCGTGGAGCCCTGATAGGACTGGTCGAACTGGTACCGGGAGTCTCCGGTGGCACGGTGGCACTCGTCCTCGGAATCTTCGATCGACTCATTGCATCTGCCAATCACTTCATCAGCGGCCTCACGCACCTTGTCTTCAGAGGGAGCAGGACCAGCGCCGCACAGCGGTTTGCACCCGTCGAATGGAGTTTGGTGTTGCCGCTGGCCGCCGGCATGTTCCTGGCCCTGGCGACGTTGTCGGGACCGCTGCACTCCTTCGTTGAGAACCAAGCGACCATCGCCAGCGCGTTGTTCTTCGGCATGGTCGCAGCCAGCCTGCTTGTACCGATCAGCATGGTGAGGCAAGTCGGACCACCAACAGCCGCCGGCACGGTGAAGGGCGTTGCCGTGGTGCTCCTCGTCGCTGCCGCAGCGTTCATGCTGCTGGGGATACCGGCCCTGCAGATTCAAGATCCGCCGTGGTGGGCCCTGACCCTCAGCGGTGCAGTTGCAGTGTGCGCCCTCGCACTGCCGGGCCTCTCCGGTTCCTTCATCCTGCTGACCTTCGGCATGTACGAGCCGACGCTCGAAGCCGTCAGTACGAGAGATTACGGCTATTTGGCACTCTTTATCACCGGCGCCATCCTGGGCTTGGCCTCTTTCGTCCGCCTGCTTGGCCACCTCCTGCGCGTACGACGCCGGGCTGTCCTCTTGGTGGCCACCGGGCTGATCCTCGGCTCACTTCGTGCACTCTGGCCCTGGCAGCAGGACACCACCCTGCTCCCACCCGATGATGCTTGGCTGTGGCCACTGGCTGCATGCCTTGCCGGCGCCTGCGTAGTCCTGCTCCTCTGGTGGCGCCAGCCGCGCACGGAGATGACCGCGGCCGTAGGCCCCCACGGAAACGTGGACCAGCATCCGTGA